The Parambassis ranga chromosome 19, fParRan2.1, whole genome shotgun sequence genome contains a region encoding:
- the LOC114451602 gene encoding netrin-4-like isoform X1, with the protein MPSFSSFTMRLWALLLVFPVCASSPLSAAPSKDKDPAVERRCSGRACNPRMGNLAQGRVLSTQSVCGSNSSEPYCFFKQTSAPRSRESCSSAKCSQCNSAIPILAHPPSAMSDSSFRYPDTWWQSAQGVKEETLQLDLETEFLFTHLILVFRSPRPAAMVLERSQDHGRTWGTLRYFASNCEEMFGLTEGSPAGESGAICTSKYSGAFPCAGGEVIYRALSPWHSVDPFGPAAQDQLMITNLRVRLLQSQPCPCQAKHPGAAALPTDHYAIYDFIVKGSCLCNGHADHCMPVKGHQPSQQKTSNMVHGKCVCRHNTAGGHCERCAPLYNDQPWQAANGITGTPHECQKCKCNGHAKSCHFSRGLWLSAGRRSGGVCDDCLHNTEGRHCQNCKKGFYRDPSRPKTAPDTCKACSCHPAGTVLSGGSTLCNPSSGECTCRPGVGGPRCDSCLMGYWGLREYGCRPCDCTGNCDPYTGDCISGSDVEVFYTATGHMGQSSNSSETALFRVEELFSALHHSEKCECVEVGLSSPKLFCVAEYDYVLVVKVMSARDKGSHAEVEVKVRKVFYQNPHMKIQRGGVILDPESWTSQGCTCPILNPGSEYVVAGHEDWKTGRLVVNTKSLVKPWKSSLGRKILHILRKDCSRW; encoded by the exons ATGCCGAGTTTCAGCTCCTTCACAATGAGACTGTGGGCTTTGCTGCTCGTTTTCCCGGTGTGCGCATCCTCTCCCCTTTCAGCCG CACCCTCCAAAGACAAAGATCCAGCCGTGGAGCGTCGCTGCTCTGGGCGAGCCTGCAATCCTCGCATGGGCAACTTGGCCCAGGGCAGAGTTCTGAGCACCCAGTCTGTCTGCGGCTCCAACTCCTCGGAGCCCTACTGCTTCTTCAAACAGACTTCTGCCCCCCGCAGCAGGGAGTCCTGCTCGTCCGCGAAATGCAGCCAGTGTAACTCTGCCATCCCCATCCTGGCGCACCCTCCCTCTGCCATGAGCGACTCTTCATTCCGGTACCCTGACACCTGGTGGCAGTCAGCTCAAGGGGTGAAGGAGGAGACGCTCCAGCTGGACCTGGAGACGGAGTTCCTCTTCACGCATCTCATCCTTGTGTTCCGCTCACCACGACCTGCTGCCATGGTGCTGGAGCGCTCCCAGGACCACGGGCGCACATGGGGGACCCTCAGATACTTTGCCAGTAACTGTGAGGAGATGTTTGGTCTGACAGAAGGCTCCCCTGCTGGAGAAAGTGGAGCAATTTGTACCTCCAAGTATTCAGGAGCCTTTCCTTGTGCAGGGGGAGAG GTGATCTACAGAGCACTGTCGCCCTGGCACTCAGTGGATCCCTTCGGACCAGCTGCTCAGGACCAGCTCATGATTACCAACCTAAGAGTCCGTCTGCTGCAGAGCCAGCCGTGTCCCTGTCAGGCCAAACATCCCGGCGCCGCTGCCCTCCCCACAGATCATTACGCCATCTATGATTTTATTGTCAAAGGGAGTTGCCTTTGCAACGGACATGCCGACCACTGCATGCCAGTGAAGGGACATCAGCCCAGTCAACAGAAGACCAGTAACATG GTCCATGGCAAGTGTGTTTgcagacacaacacagcagGTGGCCACTGTGAGCGCTGTGCCCCTCTCTACAATGACCAACCCTGGCAGGCTGCCAATGGCATCACAGGGACGCCGCATGAATGCCAGA AGTGTAAGTGTAATGGTCATGCCAAGAGCTGTCACTTTAGTCGAGGACTGTGGCTCTCAGCAGGACGGCGGAGTGGCGGCGTGTGTGACGACTGCCTCCATAACACAGAAGGTCGTCACTGCCAGAACTGTAAGAAAGGTTTCTACAGAGACCCTAGCCGACCAAAAACTGCTCCAGACACCTGCAAAG cctgttcTTGCCACCCCGCAGGCACCGTCCTCTCAGGTGGGAGCACTCTCTGTAACCCTAGCAGTGGGGAGTGCACTTGTAGACCTGGTGTTGGAGGCCCCCGCTGCGACAGCTGCTTGATGGGATACTGGGGGCTTCGTGAATATGGCTGCCGTCCATGTGATTGCACAGGAAACTGTGACCCTTACACCGGTGACTGCATCTCTGG CTCAGATGTGGAGGTCTTCTATACAGCCACTGGCCACATGGGACAGAGCAGCAATAGTAGTGAGACGGCACTCTTCAGGGTAGAGGAGCTTTTCTCTGCACTGCACCACTCTG aaaaatgtgaatgtgtagAAGTGGGACTTAGCAGCCCCAAACTTTTCTGTGTGGCAGAATATGATTATG TCCTGGTGGTGAAGGTGATGTCCGCTCGTGATAAAGGCTCTCACGCAGAGGTGGAAGTCAAGGTCAGGAAGGTCTTTTATCAGAACCCTCACATGAAGATCCAGAGGGGAGGTGTCATCCTAGACCCAGAGTCTTGGACCTCTCAAGGCTGCACCTGCCCAATCCTCAATCCAG GATCAGAGTATGTAGTGGCTGGTCATGAGGACTGGAAGACTGGCCGACTTGTTGTTAACACCAAGAGCCTTGTTAAACCATGGAAGTCGAGCCTGGGACGCAAAATCCTCCACATTCTCAGAAAGGACTGCAGCCGCTGGTAG
- the LOC114451602 gene encoding netrin-4-like isoform X2, translating into MPSFSSFTMRLWALLLVFPVCASSPLSAAPSKDKDPAVERRCSGRACNPRMGNLAQGRVLSTQSVCGSNSSEPYCFFKQTSAPRSRESCSSAKCSQCNSAIPILAHPPSAMSDSSFRYPDTWWQSAQGVKEETLQLDLETEFLFTHLILVFRSPRPAAMVLERSQDHGRTWGTLRYFASNCEEMFGLTEGSPAGESGAICTSKYSGAFPCAGGEVIYRALSPWHSVDPFGPAAQDQLMITNLRVRLLQSQPCPCQAKHPGAAALPTDHYAIYDFIVKGSCLCNGHADHCMPVKGHQPSQQKTSNMVHGKCVCRHNTAGGHCERCAPLYNDQPWQAANGITGTPHECQKCKCNGHAKSCHFSRGLWLSAGRRSGGVCDDCLHNTEGRHCQNCKKGFYRDPSRPKTAPDTCKACSCHPAGTVLSGGSTLCNPSSGECTCRPGVGGPRCDSCLMGYWGLREYGCRPCDCTGNCDPYTGDCISGSDVEVFYTATGHMGQSSNSSETALFRVEELFSALHHSEKCECVEVGLSSPKLFCVAEYDYVLVVKVMSARDKGSHAEVEVKVRKVFYQNPHMKIQRGGVILDPESWTSQGCTCPILNPGSEYVVAGHEDWKTGRLVVNTKSLVKPWKSSLGRKILHILRKDCSR; encoded by the exons ATGCCGAGTTTCAGCTCCTTCACAATGAGACTGTGGGCTTTGCTGCTCGTTTTCCCGGTGTGCGCATCCTCTCCCCTTTCAGCCG CACCCTCCAAAGACAAAGATCCAGCCGTGGAGCGTCGCTGCTCTGGGCGAGCCTGCAATCCTCGCATGGGCAACTTGGCCCAGGGCAGAGTTCTGAGCACCCAGTCTGTCTGCGGCTCCAACTCCTCGGAGCCCTACTGCTTCTTCAAACAGACTTCTGCCCCCCGCAGCAGGGAGTCCTGCTCGTCCGCGAAATGCAGCCAGTGTAACTCTGCCATCCCCATCCTGGCGCACCCTCCCTCTGCCATGAGCGACTCTTCATTCCGGTACCCTGACACCTGGTGGCAGTCAGCTCAAGGGGTGAAGGAGGAGACGCTCCAGCTGGACCTGGAGACGGAGTTCCTCTTCACGCATCTCATCCTTGTGTTCCGCTCACCACGACCTGCTGCCATGGTGCTGGAGCGCTCCCAGGACCACGGGCGCACATGGGGGACCCTCAGATACTTTGCCAGTAACTGTGAGGAGATGTTTGGTCTGACAGAAGGCTCCCCTGCTGGAGAAAGTGGAGCAATTTGTACCTCCAAGTATTCAGGAGCCTTTCCTTGTGCAGGGGGAGAG GTGATCTACAGAGCACTGTCGCCCTGGCACTCAGTGGATCCCTTCGGACCAGCTGCTCAGGACCAGCTCATGATTACCAACCTAAGAGTCCGTCTGCTGCAGAGCCAGCCGTGTCCCTGTCAGGCCAAACATCCCGGCGCCGCTGCCCTCCCCACAGATCATTACGCCATCTATGATTTTATTGTCAAAGGGAGTTGCCTTTGCAACGGACATGCCGACCACTGCATGCCAGTGAAGGGACATCAGCCCAGTCAACAGAAGACCAGTAACATG GTCCATGGCAAGTGTGTTTgcagacacaacacagcagGTGGCCACTGTGAGCGCTGTGCCCCTCTCTACAATGACCAACCCTGGCAGGCTGCCAATGGCATCACAGGGACGCCGCATGAATGCCAGA AGTGTAAGTGTAATGGTCATGCCAAGAGCTGTCACTTTAGTCGAGGACTGTGGCTCTCAGCAGGACGGCGGAGTGGCGGCGTGTGTGACGACTGCCTCCATAACACAGAAGGTCGTCACTGCCAGAACTGTAAGAAAGGTTTCTACAGAGACCCTAGCCGACCAAAAACTGCTCCAGACACCTGCAAAG cctgttcTTGCCACCCCGCAGGCACCGTCCTCTCAGGTGGGAGCACTCTCTGTAACCCTAGCAGTGGGGAGTGCACTTGTAGACCTGGTGTTGGAGGCCCCCGCTGCGACAGCTGCTTGATGGGATACTGGGGGCTTCGTGAATATGGCTGCCGTCCATGTGATTGCACAGGAAACTGTGACCCTTACACCGGTGACTGCATCTCTGG CTCAGATGTGGAGGTCTTCTATACAGCCACTGGCCACATGGGACAGAGCAGCAATAGTAGTGAGACGGCACTCTTCAGGGTAGAGGAGCTTTTCTCTGCACTGCACCACTCTG aaaaatgtgaatgtgtagAAGTGGGACTTAGCAGCCCCAAACTTTTCTGTGTGGCAGAATATGATTATG TCCTGGTGGTGAAGGTGATGTCCGCTCGTGATAAAGGCTCTCACGCAGAGGTGGAAGTCAAGGTCAGGAAGGTCTTTTATCAGAACCCTCACATGAAGATCCAGAGGGGAGGTGTCATCCTAGACCCAGAGTCTTGGACCTCTCAAGGCTGCACCTGCCCAATCCTCAATCCAG GATCAGAGTATGTAGTGGCTGGTCATGAGGACTGGAAGACTGGCCGACTTGTTGTTAACACCAAGAGCCTTGTTAAACCATGGAAGTCGAGCCTGGGACGCAAAATCCTCCACATTCTCAGAAAGGACTGCAGCCGCTG A
- the LOC114451602 gene encoding netrin-4-like isoform X3 — translation MGNLAQGRVLSTQSVCGSNSSEPYCFFKQTSAPRSRESCSSAKCSQCNSAIPILAHPPSAMSDSSFRYPDTWWQSAQGVKEETLQLDLETEFLFTHLILVFRSPRPAAMVLERSQDHGRTWGTLRYFASNCEEMFGLTEGSPAGESGAICTSKYSGAFPCAGGEVIYRALSPWHSVDPFGPAAQDQLMITNLRVRLLQSQPCPCQAKHPGAAALPTDHYAIYDFIVKGSCLCNGHADHCMPVKGHQPSQQKTSNMVHGKCVCRHNTAGGHCERCAPLYNDQPWQAANGITGTPHECQKCKCNGHAKSCHFSRGLWLSAGRRSGGVCDDCLHNTEGRHCQNCKKGFYRDPSRPKTAPDTCKACSCHPAGTVLSGGSTLCNPSSGECTCRPGVGGPRCDSCLMGYWGLREYGCRPCDCTGNCDPYTGDCISGSDVEVFYTATGHMGQSSNSSETALFRVEELFSALHHSEKCECVEVGLSSPKLFCVAEYDYVLVVKVMSARDKGSHAEVEVKVRKVFYQNPHMKIQRGGVILDPESWTSQGCTCPILNPGSEYVVAGHEDWKTGRLVVNTKSLVKPWKSSLGRKILHILRKDCSRW, via the exons ATGGGCAACTTGGCCCAGGGCAGAGTTCTGAGCACCCAGTCTGTCTGCGGCTCCAACTCCTCGGAGCCCTACTGCTTCTTCAAACAGACTTCTGCCCCCCGCAGCAGGGAGTCCTGCTCGTCCGCGAAATGCAGCCAGTGTAACTCTGCCATCCCCATCCTGGCGCACCCTCCCTCTGCCATGAGCGACTCTTCATTCCGGTACCCTGACACCTGGTGGCAGTCAGCTCAAGGGGTGAAGGAGGAGACGCTCCAGCTGGACCTGGAGACGGAGTTCCTCTTCACGCATCTCATCCTTGTGTTCCGCTCACCACGACCTGCTGCCATGGTGCTGGAGCGCTCCCAGGACCACGGGCGCACATGGGGGACCCTCAGATACTTTGCCAGTAACTGTGAGGAGATGTTTGGTCTGACAGAAGGCTCCCCTGCTGGAGAAAGTGGAGCAATTTGTACCTCCAAGTATTCAGGAGCCTTTCCTTGTGCAGGGGGAGAG GTGATCTACAGAGCACTGTCGCCCTGGCACTCAGTGGATCCCTTCGGACCAGCTGCTCAGGACCAGCTCATGATTACCAACCTAAGAGTCCGTCTGCTGCAGAGCCAGCCGTGTCCCTGTCAGGCCAAACATCCCGGCGCCGCTGCCCTCCCCACAGATCATTACGCCATCTATGATTTTATTGTCAAAGGGAGTTGCCTTTGCAACGGACATGCCGACCACTGCATGCCAGTGAAGGGACATCAGCCCAGTCAACAGAAGACCAGTAACATG GTCCATGGCAAGTGTGTTTgcagacacaacacagcagGTGGCCACTGTGAGCGCTGTGCCCCTCTCTACAATGACCAACCCTGGCAGGCTGCCAATGGCATCACAGGGACGCCGCATGAATGCCAGA AGTGTAAGTGTAATGGTCATGCCAAGAGCTGTCACTTTAGTCGAGGACTGTGGCTCTCAGCAGGACGGCGGAGTGGCGGCGTGTGTGACGACTGCCTCCATAACACAGAAGGTCGTCACTGCCAGAACTGTAAGAAAGGTTTCTACAGAGACCCTAGCCGACCAAAAACTGCTCCAGACACCTGCAAAG cctgttcTTGCCACCCCGCAGGCACCGTCCTCTCAGGTGGGAGCACTCTCTGTAACCCTAGCAGTGGGGAGTGCACTTGTAGACCTGGTGTTGGAGGCCCCCGCTGCGACAGCTGCTTGATGGGATACTGGGGGCTTCGTGAATATGGCTGCCGTCCATGTGATTGCACAGGAAACTGTGACCCTTACACCGGTGACTGCATCTCTGG CTCAGATGTGGAGGTCTTCTATACAGCCACTGGCCACATGGGACAGAGCAGCAATAGTAGTGAGACGGCACTCTTCAGGGTAGAGGAGCTTTTCTCTGCACTGCACCACTCTG aaaaatgtgaatgtgtagAAGTGGGACTTAGCAGCCCCAAACTTTTCTGTGTGGCAGAATATGATTATG TCCTGGTGGTGAAGGTGATGTCCGCTCGTGATAAAGGCTCTCACGCAGAGGTGGAAGTCAAGGTCAGGAAGGTCTTTTATCAGAACCCTCACATGAAGATCCAGAGGGGAGGTGTCATCCTAGACCCAGAGTCTTGGACCTCTCAAGGCTGCACCTGCCCAATCCTCAATCCAG GATCAGAGTATGTAGTGGCTGGTCATGAGGACTGGAAGACTGGCCGACTTGTTGTTAACACCAAGAGCCTTGTTAAACCATGGAAGTCGAGCCTGGGACGCAAAATCCTCCACATTCTCAGAAAGGACTGCAGCCGCTGGTAG